Within Telopea speciosissima isolate NSW1024214 ecotype Mountain lineage chromosome 8, Tspe_v1, whole genome shotgun sequence, the genomic segment CCACCAAATTCATGTTAGGGTGATGGGGTGCAAGAGTCCAAGTGCTGCTGAGAAGCAAGTCATTTAGTTAAACTATTTAAACTGAATCAATAGGAATCAAAAGGAGACACTGAATTTTGCCACCCTAAAAGACCCTTCGAACACTATTATTTAATAAAGCTTGGCCTCGATTTAATCCGGGATGTACTATtcactctctcccccccccccccctataaaaaacaaaaaaaaggatggtCCCACTCAACATTTGCTAGTAAGTCAGTAGAACCACCATTTTCTTTGAATCTCCACATTCATCAGCCCCAAAACCCCCCATTTCACTAGAAAAATGCAATTTTAATAGGTTTTTGCTAGCAAATATTGGGCTTCATTGATGAAATCCCACCTTTTGTGTAGGTGAAAAGTCCAATTCGCTGGCGaaatctttttctatttttgatccaaaaatagaaaaaatatagtagaaaatcaagaaaaaagagaaatttaaaGAAAGGAAACTCTAAAGGAGAAGTTTCGGGAATGCCCTTGAGGGCCtaaaaaagcatcagaagcgtCGAGGTTTTGTAGGAATAGACTGAATTCGCTAATACGAGGAAGCAACCAGACAAACAATCATATAAGAGCATGTGAATTTTAACACAGTTCGGTAAACATGGTTACATGCACTCGATGTGTAGGCCAAGATAGGAAGGGGGCCTAGGAATTCGAAGAATGAGGGATATCAATGTGGCGCTACTCTGCAAGTTGGCCTGGTCCGTCAAACATGGTACCTCGATGGTGCATAATTTTTTAAGAGCCAGGTTTGTTTATGATGATGGTTCTTTAAAGCGCCAACAAATTTTCTCTTCCATTTGGTTGGGCCTTAAAAAAGTTTGGCATGTGATTGAGCAATCAGAGAGATGGGTTGTGGGGAATGGAACCTCAATAAATTTTTGGACGGATTGTTGGTTGGGCGTGAGTCCATTGCTGCAGCGTCAGGCTTGGACTTGGAATTTTTTGTTGATAAACCAGCCAAGGTTTCAGATTTTATGTCAGGCTCGAGGTGGTTGCTTCCTCATGTCAATTCTCAATTCCTAAAGGGTGCTTTTTTGGTTATCAGAGCTCTTCCCTTGCCTTTTTCTCCGGGTGGGGATCTTTACTTTTGGGGTTTGTCAATATCTAGTGCTTTCAATGTGCGTTTTTCCTGGGATCGCGTTAGGAGTAAACATCCTAAGGTCCAGTAATTtgatgtgatttggagcaagacCCTTCTTCCTCGATAGTCCCTCCTTGCTTGGCGTCTCCTCCTAGCGAGAATTCCTTCTGAGGAAACCTGGAGATCGAAGGGTATCCATGTGGTGTCTCGGTGTGAGTTGTGTTTGGCAACTGCTGAAACTGATCCTCATCTGTTTTTGGAGTGTTCTTTCTCTAGGCAGGTTTGGGAGTTCTTTATGAATCTCTTTGGCATGCAATGGCCTGATGGTGTCTCTTTTGCCGAGTTGGTTGTGTAGTGGAAAAGGAAGTGTATAGTGGTGCCGATGAAGGATGCGCGGCTAGCTGGAGTGGTCATTGTTCCCTATGTTTTGTGGGTGGAGAGGAATGGCAGAAATTTTGAGAATAATGCAAGGTCGATCGAGGCTTGTGTTGGGACGGTTTTGGGTTATATCAAGGAGATTTCGCCTAATTTTAAATACCCGGTTTCATCAGTTCAAGATTTGGTGTGTGCTCGTCGCCTTTCCATTCTGCTTCTTTCAAAGCCGGATCGTGTTATCCGGAATGTTCGCTGGTGTCACCCTTTGCAGGGTTGGGTCAAACTCAACGCTGATGGCTAGCCATTGGGTAATCCGAGTAGAGCTGGAGCGGGTGGGGTCTTCAGGAATGATCAGGCGGTTCCTATCtctgctttttctcttttccttggaACAGCCTCGAATTATGTGGCGGTGTTTTGGGCTATTTTCCATGGTCTTTTAAGGGCTAAGGATTTGGTGATTACTCGTttatggattgaatgtgattcgAAAGTTGTGACAAGGGCTCTTCAGTGGGGGTCTATCCCTTGGTTTGTTTGGCAGCAATGGTTTGTCGTGCACTCCTTGCTTCAGTCTATTAGCTGGAAAATTTCTCATTGTTATTGGGAAGCTAATCCGGTTGCAGTTCATTTGACTAAGGCTGCTGCTAAAAGCGGTGAGTCGGTTTCAGTGGTGTCTGATTTCCCCACGGTGGTCAGTGATCTTTTGTTGGAGGATGCTCTAGGGTGATCTAGATTTCGATTTGAGTAGGGAGGGGCTTGGCTCTTCTGTTAGTTGTTAAGGTGCTGCTCTTGTGAAGCCTTATTTTGTTTCTTGTAAtcgtctgggtatgcctggacgttaaatagttatttttctttttttcctacaTATTTAatctttgctgacctttagcaaaaacgGTTATATGCACTCGAGAGAACCAAAAAATTTCACTAAACAGAAAAATACTCTCCACCTCATAATGTGATCTCTCTTTCTTGTATCTAAGATCCTCTCGACAGATAAtatatagaaaaccctaaaaacccaaaTCCCCACACAATTATAATACAAGCAAGGATTTTCACCATGGccaatgtatatatatatatataacctaaAAACTATAATCCCCACACAATTATAATCCATTTGAAGTGTAAAGCCTATCCAGTATTGTCCTTGGGTATGGAGGACGATTTTGATATACAGAGACCACATCTGCCCTATTATTCATCATATCATTGGGAATGGAAAATCCACTAAGATTTGGTTGGATCTGTGGCACCCATCTGGCAAACTGATATCTATATTTGGTGAACACATTCGGTATGATGCAGGGTCTGATAGTTTTTCCTTCGTTCAATCTATCCTCATAAATGACGAAAATTTTGATATGCAGAGACCATATCTGTCCTATTATTCATCATATCATTGGGAATGGAAAATCCACCAAGATTTGGTTGGATCCGTGGCACCCATCTGGCAAATTGATATCTATATTCGGTGATCGCATTCGGTATGATGCAGGGTCTGACAGATTTTCCTTGATTCAATCTATCCTCATAGATGAGGGATGGAACCTTGGTCCATTTTCTTCAGTTGATCTATCACGATGTGGGCCCAATTGAGAAGCATTGAGAGGTGTAGTGGGACCAGGCCGGACTCTATTGTTTGGagtaatgatatttttttcttccaaatccTCTTAGGACCTCATTAGGAACCATCAATTCTAAGTGGTATGGACCTCCTATGTTTGGTTCTAGATTTGCATCCCTTGTCATTCATTCACGGTGTGGAGATGATTATTCGATGGTTGCATACTAAGGACCAGTTATTGAAGAGGAATATCTTTGTTCACCCCTTTTGCTACTCCGTTTGGGCTGGTCTGGAAAGTAGtgaccaccttttcttttaGTTTCCCTTCACCATCCATATTTTGGGTGACATCCTTAAGTTGTGTGCCCTGTCAAGGAGTCTGGGGAGAAGTTCTATCAAGGAGGCTTTGAAGATCAGTAAAACCTTCAAGGGAGATACCATAGGATCTATTGCATTGTTGATTATATTTGGAGGAAGAgggattttcttgttttttgaaataaaaCCCGGACCCACTCCACCATTGTTAGAGATGTCCATTGAGAGATTGAGGACCGGTGTTGTGTTGTCACTAACACAAGGGGAAaatcccctaaaaaaaatttcgttGTGGAGAAATGGGGAGCCTTTCTAATCTAGATCCATAGATGATGTTTATGTGTTTCTTTTTTAGCCTTTGTCCTTCCTTCTTGGCTCTTTCTGTTGTTGCTTTTGTTTCCTTAAATTTCCTTAAGGCCTCCCCAGCTGAGGGGAAGCCCTTCAACCAGCTCACCCCAAGAGAATCGTGATGATTTAGGAAACCACAATCAAGGAGTTGGTGGAGACCCTCAGTTTCCTATTTTGGAGGATTGTACATGGAATGTGGAGTCTGTTAGGGGAAGGCAGAATCCTAATAGTACTCTGCCAAGGCTAGTAACGCGCAGTTGGTTAACCACGTGGCGGTTGAGGAGGTTGGTAATTTGGGTGTGGGTGGGGGCACGTTAGAAGTGGTGTTGCACCATGACCTTGGCCCTCAGGCTGGGTCTCTGGTTGTTGGTGAGTCAGACACAGACTCTGGATCAGAATCCGAGCCCGAGTTTGATTCAGCTGACGACAGCAAACACGCAGATAGGTGTGAAGAGGTGGAGGGTGGAAGGGACTCTGGTGATCAATGCTTTGCTTCTGATTCGTAAGAGAATGTCATTATGTCTATTGGCCCTACGCAAGTGAGAGCTGGGGAGGTTGTGATTCACCACGGAAGTGTCGAGGCAATTGACAATGCTGTCATGGCTTTAGAAAAGGTTGATGTTGTGCTATTGAGTAAAGTAAAGGGGAAACATAGAGAGGAGTAGGCTACCAGGAAGTCAGCTCGGGTGGGTAAAAAAATACGTTATTAATGCGTGCTTTTTACTGGAACATTAGAGGGATTAAGAGGGCAGCTGCTAGGACTGCCTTGAGAAgctttattaaagaaaaaaacccaGATATTATTAGTATTGCTGAGCCGATGGTGGATGCATCTAGTTTCCCTTTGCTGTTCTTTAATAAGCTGGGCTTTGAGGCGGATTTTTTTGTCAACAAGCGCCTCAACAAAGTCCCTAACCTTTGGGTGGTGTGGAAGCGAGGTCTCTCGAAGCCCTCGGTGGTGATGGATTCAGAACAGCAGTTAATAGTGACAGTTGATTGGGTTCATAGGAAAGTTCAATTGAGCTTTATTCATGCGAAATGCTTGAGAGCGCAGAGAAGAGACTTGTGGATGGAACTGGGTGCGATGGCACCTCTAGATTCGTTACCTTGGCTTGTCGTTGGGGACTTCAATGCAACTCTTGAATCGCATGGAAAGAAAGGTCCAGGGGCTTTTAGTTTGGGGTCGGCTATGGAGTTTGGGGCAATGGTGGATGCGTGTTCGCTCATGCCTGTACCCTCCTAAGGGTTTAAGTACACTTGGACTAATAACAGAAGGCGTGGTCATGTTTCTGTTGTCTTGGATAGGAGCTTTTGTAATGACTCGTGGCTTGCTGCTTTTGGGGATTGTTCGCAGCTGGTGCTCACTGGGACTGTTTCTAATCATGCTCTGTTGCTTGTGGTGTCTAAATCAATTGCAAGGCCTACTAACTCCCCCTTCTGATTTCAGAGATTTTGGTTGGAGCATCAGTCCTTCATGGGCATGGTGGAAGCTTCGTGGAAGGAGTGGATCAGTGGCTCTTCTTCGTTTGTGTTGGCTCAGAAATTGAAAAGACTTAAGCCTACTCTGAGGGCATGGGCTAGAGAGAATTTTCCTAACTTTGAGGTTCAGATGCAAACAACTAAGACTGCGTTGGAGTCGGTGCAGGCTGAGATTGATAGATTAGGGATGACCTACCAGCTGTTTGCTTGTGAGAGCGATGCAAAAATGGCCTACTCTAGGGAAATGGAGGGATATGAGAAGCTTTGGGCTGAGAAATCCAGGGTAAAAAGGAGGACTCTGGGTGATAGATGTAGTAAGTTCTTCCATCTCACTACGAAATTGAGGCGTGCTAGAAAAACCATTCGTACTTTGAAGAAGGCTGATGGTGAGGTGCTCGTCGATCAGGATCTGATCAAACACCACGTGGTAGATTTTTTTGAGAATTTTCataaggtggtggaggtgacagaGCATGCAAAGATTCTGGATTGTGTGCCCCAGGTGTTGGAGGAAGCGGATATTTTTCGTATGGACTCGGTCCCGTGTGAGTCAGAGATTCGAGCGGCTGTGTGGGATTTGGATGCGGACAGTGCTTCAGGGCCTGATGGCTTCCCAGGTGCCTTCTTTAGAGCTTGTTGGGAGTTGGTTGGTTCGGATGTGTGTAAAGCAGTgtgcttctttttttcctctagCCACATCCCTGCTGGGATTAACAACTGCCTTCTGGCCTTGATCCCCAAGGTTAATGGTGCTGCTTCTCTGGATAAGTTCAAATCGTTATGCATGGGGAATTTCTTCTGTAAAATTCTGTTCAAAATTATGGCATGCCGGTTGGAAGGAGTCCTCTCTAGGCTGATCTCGTCGGAACAAGGTGCATTTCAGAAAGGGAAGGTTATCCATGAAAACATCACCTTAGCGTCTGAGCTTGCTAATTTGATGTCTGCGGCTATCAGAGGAGGGGGTTTGGGGTTGAAGATCGATATCCAAAAGGCCTATGACACAATTTCGTGGGACTTTATATTCAAAGTGCTACGAAAATTTGGTTTTATGAAAAGATGGATTAATTGGCTGAGGATTCTGCTCTCCTCCACAAGAATTTCGATTCTTGTGAATGGAGGTCCGGTGGGCTTCTTTGGTGTTGAACGAGGGTTTCATCAGGGGGATCCTATCTCTCCAATGATTTTCATTATTGTGGAGGAGGTTCTCTGTAGGGGGTAATCTGCCTtgctggaaaaaaaaagtattaaatCTCTTCATGGTCCTAAGGGTGTGCGCACGTCGGGACATTGCCTTTTCGCagatgatatttttattttcactaaTGCTTCTATCAGGTATGTAAGGAACCTTAAGGATTTTCTTTGCAAATACCAAGAGTTTTCTGGGCAGCGCATTAATCTGGAAAAGAGCAAACTTTTCCTGGGTTCCATCCCTCCTCAGAGACGCCAGGTGATCATGGAGGTGCTTCAAATGCCGATCTGTAACTTTCCTACTAGATACCTCGGGATGGATATCTCAAAGGGTCGTGTCAGGAAAAATATGCTGTTGCCTGTGCTTGACAAAGTGCACAATAGACTTGCAGGGTGGAAAGGTAAACTCCTCTCGATGGCGGGGCGTGTTGAGCTAGTGAAGTCAGTGGTGTCGAATATGCCTATTCATAGCTTTTTAGTGTACTGGTGGCCTTCGTCTATGATTGTTACTTTGGAACGTTGGATGAGGAATTTTATCTGGACTGGTGATGCGGAGACTACTAAGGCCATTACTGTAGGGTGGGATAAAATTTGCAGACCTAAGGACAAAG encodes:
- the LOC122672168 gene encoding uncharacterized protein LOC122672168, with the translated sequence MRAFYWNIRGIKRAAARTALRSFIKEKNPDIISIAEPMVDASSFPLLFFNKLGFEADFFVNKRLNKVPNLWVVWKRGLSKPSVVMDSEQQLIVTVDWVHRKVQLSFIHAKCLRAQRRDLWMELGAMAPLDSLPWLVVGDFNATLESHGKKGPGAFSLGSAMEFGAMVDACSLMPRFWLEHQSFMGMVEASWKEWISGSSSFVLAQKLKRLKPTLRAWARENFPNFEVQMQTTKTALESVQAEIDRLGMTYQLFACESDAKMAYSREMEGYEKLWAEKSRVKRRTLGDRCSKFFHLTTKLRRARKTIRTLKKADGEVLVDQDLIKHHVVDFFENFHKVVEVTEHAKILDCVPQVLEEADIFRMDSVPCESEIRAAVWDLDADSASGPDGFPGAFFRACWELVGSDVCKAVCFFFSSSHIPAGINNCLLALIPKVNGAASLDKFKSLCMGNFFCKILFKIMACRLEGVLSRLISSEQGAFQKGKVIHENITLASELANLMSAAIRGGGLGLKIDIQKAYDTISWDFIFKVLRKFGFMKRWINWLRILLSSTRISILVNGGPVGFFGVERGFHQGDPISPMIFIIVEEVLCRGYVRNLKDFLCKYQEFSGQRINLEKSKLFLGSIPPQRRQVIMEVLQMPICNFPTRYLGMDISKGRVRKNMLLPVLDKVHNRLAGWKGKLLSMAGRVELVKSVVSNMPIHSFLVYWWPSSMIVTLERWMRNFIWTGDAETTKAITVGWDKICRPKDKGGLGIRRLRDVNKAMLSVRRVWGFVSANERWILGNDKKIKFCSDKWLGPNSIKEVTRLDDAFFRNKGTRVGDFIQVGGWRLPTVRSTALIEIFKVIKSTDIPCYYVEDSVCWGPSKSGDFTTASAWEELRLKGPKAPWVQLVWHKNLQPRHSMFGWRLVHGRLPTEEEYQRRAVSLASRCMLCKKQCDSALHLILNCEFSNAVWGEFCSWFGIGRNQPASIVDFWDWWKRKRRCTNVKDPWAVGAVVTCATLWEERNRRCYENCYRSQRQILEIKLNIDGSSLGNPGRAGTGGVFRNHQAQVVFSFIRFLGISSSYAAEYEALLGGLSKAKEMGFRELWIESDSASVVSSIQSSNIPWFARQRWMVLEPYLDSCNWKITHCFREANPIVDFLAKQAAKLGSSVTNCALPRHIEDQLARDAMGLPRYRFW